GTTCATACGCTACAAAAACTATTTTTAACGTTTTAATCTTACTATCTAAAACATTTAGAATTCTAGTTGATTAAGGCCATGACTAAATAGCGACAAAAACCGTTTCTAAAAAATGGTTGTGACCACCTCAACGTGGtggcaccaaaaaaaaaagactggcCTATAAAATCTATTTTGGACATGTCCTATATATATGTACGGCCATAAAAGtttaattcttttttttctcaaatagaTTTGTGATGGTGTGAAAAGACTCTCATGCCCTCATTAGTTAATCACATCTAGTTTGTTTTGGTATGCAAATCAAATATGATCACTTAATTAGGTAGGTAGTTGAGATCCAATTTTTAGGATTTGcactttttataatttttttcccaAAATATTAAGAGTGCACTTTTcatggaacggagggagtatatactaATGCTATGATAGGATATTTTATCGTGTACATTGTAGTGAAGCTAAAAGAAAGGGTAAACAAATTCATGAAAGAGCAACATGACATTATGCTTGTTCAAGCAGTTTATAAAACAAGCATTCATCTGTTACTATAAATTCATTCATGGGGAAAGTGAAAAATGCTTGTGCAAGTGAGGGCCATCAGACTAGTTCATCATCGGCAATGAATAGAAAGGCCTACTCTACCAAACAAGAAAAAAGGTACAAAGGCAGTAGGCACTTACAACCGGGCGCCGAGTCCGCCATAGCCCGTGGTGCGTGTAGCTGGAAGATGCCAATCAACAACAGGAACATGGCCGCCAAAAAGCAAGACCTTGCCGACATGGTCGTGGTGTGGTGCAGACTGTTAGAGCCTGAGTTCCAGAATCgtaatgatatatatatatatatatatatatatatatatatatatatatatatatatatatatatatataagggtATGGGCGTATGGCGTTGTATCTGCTTCTACAGCATCTTCAAAGCCACACACGTCTCATTCTCAATGCAATCCAGGAAGTTTCTTATTTTAAAAGAAAAGGCAATCTAGGATGGAAGAAACCAGAATGCATTTAATGTAGTCGTACGACGTGACCGCTCATTTTCTCCTGTCCAGTGAAGTTTGAGTGTGTTTTTACTGTAGTTGTAGAAAACCAACAGTAGTCCGGACTCGATTCTTGAGTTGGGTGCACCGTTGTCGTGTCATCTTTGCTGATACAACCTGCAAGGCACGTTCAATTTTTCCTGGTTTGCTGGAAATGCGGCTAATAAAGAAAATGTAACGACAACACGTAAAGGTCTTCTGATCTCAAATATTGGGAAATAAGAAAGGAATAAATTTTTTTGTGCTGTTTATCCAAAAAACGGATCTACATGATCCAACACAACAATATGATAGTGGAAAATGACACAATTTCATTGTAGAAAAGCCCAATAAATTCATTTCCCAATAAGGATTTGAACATTTCATAAATTTTCACAAAACTGTACCCACTACATGACACAAGTCTGCATCCATTGAAGGTGGACATGAAAAGAAATGTTTTCATCTCACAATCATCATGCATAGACAAGGGAACTTGTGCATTCATTCCCACTCGAGTCAACCTTTCTCACCCGTTTGAAAATGTGCATTGCAACGCTGCTCATGGCAACTAAGAACCCGGACATGGTGGACGATTACACGGCAGATTTGGAGGGCCCCGAGGGCAAGACATGGGACGCTGATTGGGGTTTCCGGTACCTATATCAAAAACGTAGAATATCAGGATGTAATATATCACCAAGCCTTGTTCCAAAATCCATGTATCCGTATTATTAGCTCCATATATACTTTCATATGTATAATTAAAAATGGAAATCATCCGATCCTTTCATGTAGTTCATAAGCTACAAAATCTATTTTTAATGTTttagtttgcaaaaaaaaaaagtggaatTCTATTTTTTTCAGATAGATTTGTGGTGGTGTGAAAAGACTGAATGACTGATGCCCTCATTTGTTAGCCATACATCCAGTTAGTTTTGGTATACAAATTAAATATGATCAATTAATTAGGTAGGTAGTTGAAATCCAATTTCTAGGATTGCACTTTATATGAAATTATTTCAGACGTTAGGATTGCACTTTTCGTAGGACGGAGGAAATATACTAATGCTATGATATTGAGGATATTGTAGTTTGTACATTGTTACGGAACTAGAAAGCAACCAACAGGATATTATGCTTGGACGAGACAGGAATTCATCTGTTACTATAAATTCATGGAGAAAGTGAAAAATGGACGAGGCAGGAATTCATCTGTTACTATAATTTCATAGAGAAAGTGAAAAATGTTTGTGCAagtgggggcgggggggggggggggcatcagACTAGTTCATCATTTGAAATCAATAGAAAGGCCCACTCTACCAAACAAGAAAAGAGGTACTAGGCACTTACAACCCCCCGGGTCCCCTGCTGCGTGTTCCAAATAGATGCCAGCAAGCTGGACCAGCAGGAACATGGCCGCCCGAAAGGACCTTGCCGACATGGCGGGCTTAGCAGTTTTCAATTTTGAACGTGCATCCTTGGAGGACGATTGTGGCGCGGTGCAGACTGTTAGAGCCTGAGTTCCAGAATCGTAATGATTTATAAGGGTATGGCGCTGTATCTGCTTCTAGAGCATCTTCAAAGCCACACACGTCCCATTCTCAATGCAATCCAGGAAGTTTCTTATTTTAAAAGAAAAGGCAATCTAGGATGGAAGAAACCAGAATGCATTTAATGTAGTCGTACGACGTGACCGCCAAAACTTAAGCATACATAGGCCTAAGTATTTGAATTTTCCTGTGGGTTTCTTTGATACACAACGAAAATTAACCGGCACAGAGGGAAATTTCAGTTTCAGTAGTGAGTCAAGCTGGACCCCTAGTGATCCAAAGCACACGCTGCCGCTCATTTGAAGTTTGAGTGTGTTTTTACTGTAGTTGTAGAAAACCAACAGTAGTCCGGACTCAATTCTTGAGTTGGGTGCACCGTTGTCGTGTCATCTTTTGCTGATACAACCTGCAAGGCACGTGCAATTTTTCCCTCCTAGTTTGCTGGAAAAAATGCGGCAAATAAAGAAAATGTAACGACAACATGTAGAGGTCTTCTGATCTTAAATATTGAGAAATAAGAAagaaataaatttttttgggcTGTTTATCCAAAAAAACGGATCTACATGATCCAACACAACAATATGATAGCGGCAAATGACAAAATTTCACTGTAGAAAAAACCAACAAATTCATTTCCCAATAAGGATTTGAACATTTCCTAGCTTTGTGTACCTGAATGTAAATCTGGCAGACTCTACTGTCTCAATATAACTTAATTTCATACATTTGGTCAGAATgaaaaacacaaaaaatatttatgaTTACCATCTGCCAAATTAAATCATTTAAGGTTTAGGGAAAATCTTGTAGATTATGACTGTATATTCTTATAATAAATCTTAGAATATGCAAGAATTGGTGCTAACCAACTGACCAAACCTACAtaatatttttatgaatttCGAAAAAATATCCAACTTGGATATGCACATTGTTCTACAATATTTCACAGTTTTGAATATTGGAAAATATCTATATGTAGACAAGTCAGATAATAAGAGGCGTAGATCAAACAACGTACCATTGCATcctaaggccagtctcaatgggatTTCATGAAGGATTTCAtcacattaaatatcatcaattttgctgatatgGTAAGGAGATAGAAGGATAGAGTTTCATGGattgtgaggagagtttcatcaccatgaaactaaTCTGGCGCGGTTACCTAGTTCCCAGTCTAGGTATTTGTGcccatgaaactcccactgagattggTCTAACATTCATGTCAGCAATGACTAACCAGCGACTATTCGGTGAAAACATCCTTTGTTAATCGTTTAATATGTTCTACACACATGAAGTATcaaaataatatatattattCTCAGTACACAGAGGATTTAACCGTTCATAAATTTTCACAAAACTGTACCCACTACATGACACAAGTCTGCATCCATGGCAGGTGGACATGAAAAGAAATGTTTTCATCTCACAATCATCATGCATTCATTCCCACTCGAGTGAGCCTTTCTCACATGTTTGAAAACATGCGTTGCAACGCTGCTCCGGGCAACTAAGAACGTGGACACGGTGGATGATATCAGGGTGTAATATATCACCGTACTGTGTGTTCTCCTTACAGAAAAAGCCTTGTTCCAAAATCCATTTATCCATATTATTAGCTCCATACTTTCATATTTATAATTAAAAAGGAAATTATCCGATCCTTTCATATAGTTTTTTAAGGAAGATCCTTTCATATAGTTCATAAGCTACAAAATCTACTTCCAATGTTTTAATTTGAAAAAAAGTggaattctattttttttcctgatAGATTTGTGGTGGTGTGAAAATACTGATGCCCTCATTTGTTAGCCACACATCCAGTTAGTTTGGTATACAAATTAAATATGATCACTTAATTAGGCAGATAGTTGAGATCCAATTTCTAGGATTGcactttttttataaatttcttttcaaatatTAGCATTGCACTTTTcataggacggagggagtatactaATGCTATGATATTGAGGATATTTTAGTTTGTACGTTGTTGCGGAACTAGAAGAAAGGGTAAACAAATTCATGAAAGCAACTAACAAGATATTATGCTTGCATGAGACAGGAATTCATCAGTTACTATAAATTCATGGAGAAAGTGAAAAACCCGACGGAAACCCTGCTGCGTGTTCCAAGTAGATGCCAGCAAGCTGGACCAGCACGAACATGGCCGCGCGAAAGAAGGACCTTGCCGACATGGTGGGCAGAGCAATGTGTGGACGGTTGTGGCGCGGTGCATCCTTGGAGTTGGAGGACGGTTGTGGCGCGGTGCAGACTGTTAGAGCCTGAGGTTCAGAATCATAACGCGAGAACTAGTACTGCTAACCAACTGACCAAGCTCAGTTTGCTCTACATGATTTTTatgaattccaaaaaaaattatccaACTTGGATGTGCACCTTTTTCTACAATATGTTCACATCGTTTCGAACATTGGAAAAATATCCATATGCAGACAAGTCAGTAGTAAGAGGTGTAGATAAAACAACGTACCATCGCACCCTAACGTTCATGTCAGCAATGACTAACCCACGTTGGAAACGTCCTTTGTTGAAAGATTGCATGAGCTGATGTTGAAAGGCTTGTTTGTTTGTATCCCTGGTCTGAGCGTGGACGTGGAAGATGAATGACTAGCCAATGACCTAATATCCTAAGTGTGATTTTTATGCATAGATATATCCCAATCAGTGAAAATTACTATCTGGCATGGTTTGTAAAATAATCCGTGGcagaaaaaattccaacgcacaTAACGAATAATGCTTCACCGAGATCGTGTAACATTCGTAAAATAGGTAAATCTTcactaaaaatataaaaaacaatTCTGGGCTGCCGCGGAGAACCCACCAGTAAGTTACAAGCACCTGCGTCCCAATATGCATTGAAAAGAGCACCAAATAAGCAGCAATACCTGGTGCACTTGGTATGGAAGAGAAGACTGGCATCCTGAAAGGGAGGGGCGTGTTGTCTGTGTGGTtgatggtaaaaaaaaaagatagcatTTGACATGTTCTTAGAATTTTTTATTATGGGaccaattaaaaaattaaattataaaAACTTAAGTTAATTTGTGAACTGAAAATAAAATATAGTTCAGGACATGCTAATCTAGCCATGGAGGGTGTGTTTGATGGTTGGACTATGTTTGGCAACAATTCTTAGTCTTAGTCCAGAGATGCAGTGGGTCCGTGTTTGATTGCATATGATGACTTGAGGTAAGACTGACTGTAGACTATTGGATTGACTGGCCTGCATTGCTTTCAGTCACCTCTCTTGTCTGCTTCGGTGTGTTTGATCGTTGGACATGATGATAAACTTTTAATTCTAAGTCTTGGTCCAGGGATGCAGTGAGTCCGCGTTTGGTTGCATGCAATGACTTGAGGTAAGACGACTGACCGTGTAGACGATTGGATTGACTGGCCTTCATTGCTTTCGGTCACCTCTTCACTGCCCGCACACGCACATCATCACAAGTCATGTAAATTTTTCATACGTAAATGCACGTGCGCAGTTATGAGGATTCTCACCCACGGCCTCGTGCATAGCTTTCTTACCATCCCACCTATGCATCATACGTGACTAGGGGGAGATGCATTCGTCCGTGGagaaccatttagtaccgagccaaaacaccgaccggtactaaatatcaCAATTCTCTCACATACCACAGACTTGGTCGGCGACTCATACCTTGGGCAAATTGTCCTCACTACGCTTCCGCGTTACTAGAGTATCACGGCCGTTCAGGTTGGGGACGACACTAGGACCTCCTTCTGGCACGTCCCTAGAAATAGATTTACAGAGGCGGGTACATTACCCACTCTTACAAATAGCTATTTATAGCTGCGAAAAACAGGAGTGGGTACCGTACCCGCCTCTACAAATGTTGTTTTATCCGCTGGTAAAAAATGTTTTTGTAGTAGCGTATGTCTTCTCGTATTGCAAAGTTGctcataaaaaaatattttttccttgGTCTTACACATTTATGGAATCCACTCCCTTTGACTAGTTTTTTCTAAGACACAACTGTGTATGATGCGAGTAAAACCACTACGATCCTACCCTGTTCCATAATACTGAAAATTCTTCTTTGATGGCGATAATTTCAGCATAAGCATCTTCTGTTGTTGGCCGGTCCTTGGGTGACATCTCAGAGCATACTAGGCCAAGATTAGCTAGCTGTATGGCACAGCTTTGGATTGTGTCCACAACTTGATCAATGTCTTTACCTTCATGATATGCCGTGAGACTTGGTTCTAGAAtctcatttattttatttggaaGAGATAACTCCACGAAGCTCTGAAGGTTTATGCCGTCCTTAAACATCTCATCTGTTGGACGCTTTCCTGTGATCATTTCTAGTAAAATAATTCCAAAGCTGTAGATATCCCCCTCAACTGAGACTTTGCTCCCCATGCCGTACTCTACATTATTATGCAAAACTTCATTAGAAATCTAAACTTTACCACAATACATCAACACATCACTTAATGAAAATAGCACAAACACATTAGATCTGCATAGAAAACAAGAATAAGACATGTTCTCACCTGGTGCAATATATCCGATAGATCCTCTTGGTCCTGCAATGCTTGATGAGTTAAATAATTCTGAGCCATTAGAAAGGAACTTGGCAAGCCCAAAATCACTAAGGTGTGCAACCATTTCAGCATCCAGAAGGACATTGCTTGGCTTGAGATCACAATGAACCAGAGGTGGAGTGCATCGATTATGAAGATAGTCTAGTGCAGCAGCAATATCCACAGCTATTGTTATTCGTGAGCCTAAACCTAGTGATTTTTCGGCGGTTTGCCTGAACATTTTGGGATGGAGCCAGCCTTCAAGATTACCATTAGACATATACTCAAGGATGAGTGCTTTAAATTCACTTCCCGTTGGGTCAAAGGTTGAACAGAGGCTAATCACTCTTATAAGATTCCGATGGCGAATGTTTCTCAAAGCCTCGCATTCAGAAAGGAAGTTGCTCGGTGCTCCAAGCTGTTGAAGCCTGAATACCTTTATGGCAACCGGGCATAGTTCAAACTCGAATTGACCTTTGTATACCATTCCAAATGTTCCTGAACCAACAACACTGTCTGCAGAGAAACCATCTGTTGCTTTGAATAAATCTGTGTATGAGAAGTTCTTGAGCATCAGTCTAGCTGATTGGTCCGTGAGTTGCTTGGCTTGATTTCTCTTCTTCAAAACAATGACTAGAGCACATCCCAATGTGACATCAACCATAATAGCAAGTGGAACTGCTATAGCTACAATATATGATGTCCTTTTCCTTTTATGTGGTGATGTCGAGCACAGTGGTACTTGTAGAATCGGAGAAGTAGCACACAGTTTCCTGTTACCTTGGATGAACACAGCACTTGAATTGGTAAATACGCCCCCTTCAGGTACAGGGCCCTCAAGGTCATTGAACGATAGATTTAGAAACTGGAAAGAGCTAAGGGACTCGAAAAATTCAGGAATTCTACCAGACAAGTTATTATGGGAAAGATCCATCTCAGCAATGCCTCGTAAGTTGATGAATGAATTTGGTATGCTTCCCTGTAGGAAATTTTTCTCCAAGTGAAGAGAATCCAAAAGAACGCACTCACCGAGTGTAGAAGGAATCTCTCCAGACAATTTGTTGTTAGAAAGACGAAGTGAGTTCAGATTAATCAATCTACCAATCTCAGCTGGTATATCTTCAGTGAGTTGATTATAGGACAAGTCTAAGCCTTCAGAAAGTGTATATATTGAAAAGAGTTCTGGTGGAATGCGTCCATATAAGTTATTGGAAGAAAGGTTCAGTTTCGTCAAATGCTTGCAACCATGTAAACTAGAAGGGATGAGCCCGGTCAAATCATTTTCCTCAAAATAAAGATTTGTGAGCTGCTCCAGCTTTCCAATTGACTGTGGAATTTCTCCTGAAAGTTTATTTTTGGATAAGCTTAGTATGGACAAGTTTCTGAGGTTTCCAAGTGTGTCTGGAATAAATCCTGAGAGTAAGTTATTATCTAATTGAAGctgagtgaggttcatgaagttTCCTATCGCTGAAGGTATAGTTCCTGACAACTGGTTACCAATGAGAACCAGTACCTCTAAGCTTTTGGGGATATTAGTGGTATAGTCTTCTATTACTCCTTGGAGGTTGTTTCTATCCAACCATAAATTCGTCAGTTGGGTGCAGTTGGATAGAGAGGACACGAAAGACGAATCTCCAGCTTCAAGTCTATTTTCACCTACATCTAAGTATGTTAACATGCTCAACGATCCCAACGAAGGAATTATGCCAGTGAATGCATTGCTACGAAGATCTAACATTTGCAAGTAGGAAGCATTGGCCAAGGAATCAGGAATTAGTCCTTGAAAATTGTTCCCTTCCAGTACCAATCCTGTAATGCCTGAAAGGGTGTTGCCAATGTTACCGGGAAGTCTTCCGACCAGCTTGTTTGCACCAATGGCGAGAAAGGTAAGAGAAGACATGTTGAACAGTGCTGATGGGACACTGCCTGACAAGTTATTATAGTTCAAATCTAGTTCTTGCAAAGCACCAAATTTGCTGAAGCTCTCTGGAATACTTCCATGTAAATTGTTATGTGCAAGAAGCAAAAAAGATAGGGAAGAGAGGTTACCGAGTGAGTGAGGAATCACCCCTGAGAGGTTATTCTCGGTCAACTTGAGGTACTGCAAGGGTGAAGACGATGCCTGTGTGAAAGGCGGTATGGACCC
This genomic interval from Panicum virgatum strain AP13 chromosome 8K, P.virgatum_v5, whole genome shotgun sequence contains the following:
- the LOC120645077 gene encoding receptor kinase-like protein Xa21: MPGNQLNGHISPDIAQLSRLRYLNLSMNSLDGEIPQTISSCSHLETIDLYSNSLQGNIPPSLGQCSALQTIILSSNNLQGSIPPELGLLPNLSALFFPSNKLTGNIPELLGSSKYLRWVNLQNNSLSGRIPPILFNSTSLSYIDLSQNWLSGSIPPFTQASSSPLQYLKLTENNLSGVIPHSLGNLSSLSFLLLAHNNLHGSIPESFSKFGALQELDLNYNNLSGSVPSALFNMSSLTFLAIGANKLVGRLPGNIGNTLSGITGLVLEGNNFQGLIPDSLANASYLQMLDLRSNAFTGIIPSLGSLSMLTYLDVGENRLEAGDSSFVSSLSNCTQLTNLWLDRNNLQGVIEDYTTNIPKSLEVLVLIGNQLSGTIPSAIGNFMNLTQLQLDNNLLSGFIPDTLGNLRNLSILSLSKNKLSGEIPQSIGKLEQLTNLYFEENDLTGLIPSSLHGCKHLTKLNLSSNNLYGRIPPELFSIYTLSEGLDLSYNQLTEDIPAEIGRLINLNSLRLSNNKLSGEIPSTLGECVLLDSLHLEKNFLQGSIPNSFINLRGIAEMDLSHNNLSGRIPEFFESLSSFQFLNLSFNDLEGPVPEGGVFTNSSAVFIQGNRKLCATSPILQVPLCSTSPHKRKRTSYIVAIAVPLAIMVDVTLGCALVIVLKKRNQAKQLTDQSARLMLKNFSYTDLFKATDGFSADSVVGSGTFGMVYKGQFEFELCPVAIKVFRLQQLGAPSNFLSECEALRNIRHRNLIRVISLCSTFDPTGSEFKALILEYMSNGNLEGWLHPKMFRQTAEKSLGLGSRITIAVDIAAALDYLHNRCTPPLVHCDLKPSNVLLDAEMVAHLSDFGLAKFLSNGSELFNSSSIAGPRGSIGYIAPEYGMGSKVSVEGDIYSFGIILLEMITGKRPTDEMFKDGINLQSFVELSLPNKINEILEPSLTAYHEGKDIDQVVDTIQSCAIQLANLGLVCSEMSPKDRPTTEDAYAEIIAIKEEFSVLWNRVGS